ATGGACATGGTTTCAAATGATATTGCCAAAGGGTAGCTTGTAGATGAGAACTAGAGGTAATAGGTATATCGTTGTGGAAATAGTGTGGGAAGGATAGGTACAAGCAAGAATGTTCCACCCAGCTGGTTAATAGTAAGGAGGAGCTAGAGGAAGAATATGTGAACAAGTTGAAAAATAGTTGAGGTCAAGGGGATATTGTTAATGTATTTAATCAGTGCTGCATTTGTATGCTAGCCAGAATGAACTCTGGTTGGAAAGGTTCATCTATAAAAGATGGAAGGAGGTTTGAGGGTCTTGTTCAATGATTTTGAAAAAATGTTATTGCAGAGAGAGATTgacctgaattttttttcaaggaGAGTGCCAGAAGAgtttggtgggggtggagggggggggggggcgtggttaAGATTAGTTTCAGACCAAGTCATGGTTTGATATTAGTGCCTGGGTATAGAAATCTAAGCACAAAGATGTCGTCCATCTGCAAGTAATTTGAATTGGTGAAATCAACTTTTAAAAGATATCCAAAGTTATTTCTTGTTAGAAAGCAATACAGTAATCAGTTAATTTTGTTGAAGAatatttcaacattttaaatcATTTATAATATAATGCCATTGATTTACCATGgcttgcaaacaaataaagaatatgctcactcatttctttcaccaTGAATTTgactttattattcactagacacaacattgaattcttcaactccccaaacactacccaccacccagctaaactcctctgacccaCTGCCACACGGGTGAGGCAGCCTCATGGGCCTGCGATGAGcctgtcaacttcattcacttcacagtcaacttccaccctgatctcaaaccacctggtccatctccaaccacactttccccttcctggatccctctgtctccatcttgggagacaagctttccactgacattatAAACCCACTAACTTCTGTGATAGTTCGACCCTGTTGTCAAGATAGAAAGACAAGCACAAGAACCATAGAGCAATACAAAAACCTTTATTACAATTCTGCTAGCAGGAATGAGTAATATTAATGTCAGGTAGACCAGTGTCACCCTAGTTAATACCAGAACCTCATTCAAAGGTTCAAGTGAAACAGTACAATATTTAAAGCAAATTCTTCCATACAAATCTGATAGGCATCTCTTTGAACTTAATGTTACAAGCTTAtggtttacattttgcatatctaaagacaggaaaatggcTGACATCAATCAGTTATTTATGTATACAAGTCGTAAATCAAAGATATCATTTCTTGCATAGGAAATTGGCAGAAGTCTGGCAAGATTGCTTCTAATGCACAGTAAcatctgccttctgtagggaccattccctctgtgactgcctcgtgcactcatccccccctcccccaacccagcaccttcccctgtgaccacaggagttgCCACACTTGCGGCcactcaccacagtccagggccccaaacagtcctttcaaatgaaagcaaaacttcacttgtatatccgtaggactaatttactgcatctggttctcCTTTTGTGGCCTTTTCAACATCGGGGAGGCTGGGCgcaaattgggagatcactttgctcagTACCTTTGCTCCGTCCACACGAGTGACAGAGagctcccagtagccaactatttcagttctgtgtcatacccccatactcacatgtctgtccgtggccttgtgtactatcccaccaagaccacccacaaattggaagtacaacatctgattttccgtctgggcactcttcagctagatggcattaacatcgactttctaCTAATCtgctctcttcttcccctcccctccacttccACTTTGtagttctcccttccctctccattcacctaGCCATACCTCCTCCaattgatcgctgctgtccccccaCTCCCTTCACCTATCGCCTCCTGCCTTCCCCCTTtattcttttgttcagatgcctgctgacatttttccataccttgatgaagtgctcaagcctaatatgtcagttatatatttttacctttgctatttgaaggacactgcttgacctgctgagttagtccagcattgtgttttaacttcaaccatggtgtctactcactgcaaaatcagttgacgcttgcgagtggattcgcaaatccaaatggagaggggagatgtggttgtccgacaagggataaaggacaactcaggaggtgaaggggagattggggataaataagatagaaataggagaataaggaaaatgttggatgttgtaggaatgttgtcttataaagagttgaaaataagaaaacagaaatggaaaaggaggaaaggtaatgatggaaaaacggaaagagaagataaacaaaatataaaagggctacgctgaactatatgtctttaaatattaatggaatacataaccaaattaaaaggaagaaactaccaaatttaaatgaataaatgtattccattagaaaaaataacatattggttaagaaataatattgaaatattcgaacaagtataggagccttacattaaatacaatagcgaaaacctaccggggacaaacattacctaagttgatggaaggagaaggaaagaaaagaatggactcagtagaatttctggtgtaattttgttgaatgacaacattgtctgactggcttaatgcaacctagattgtatacctaaaatggatgagagggggggggtgggggggtggtttgggaggaaagggggggggggggagaaaaagtcactgtatatgtgtgaaaaagaaatagtgtatatcatggctaatgtgatttatggtgtgaaaaataaaaaaattaccatggTGTCTACTGATTTTCATGCTTCACTACTGCCACATGAGTGTTCCTGACACTCTCGCTCTCCTCCTGAATCTGAAATTCATCACCCATGTACTAACGCTTAACACACCCACGCATGTGCACTATTATTCTCACGCATCGCTCACGGCCCCGTTCCCTTCTACAACTGTGACAAAATATGGCTTTAAATCATATTCCGTAAAAGTCCAGCTTATGGTTTTTTTAGGTCCTAACTTTCTTGCAAATCAGTTTAACAAACGCAAATTGGTAAATTCGTATTTGGGCTATGACCATAATTATGAGAAGGGTTCAATTTAAAATGGGCACAGATGGTTGCTGAACCTTTCATTATGTTGAGCTTTTTTGACCATAAAATTTtataatgtttgcattgtgaagTCAATGAGGAGTATCAAAACAAAATCCTTTCATGTAGAAACCTCTGGCTTCAGCAACaaattgatgttttcttttatgtTCTTACAGTGTGTTTGAACATGCTGTGTTAGCTGCAGGAACTGATTTTCGCTCGGATAGGTTGTGGGAAACTTACATCAACTGGGAAAATGACAGGGGAAATCTGGAAGAAGTGACAGCAATTTATGATCGCATTCTTGGTATTCCAACACAGCTCTACAGTCATCACTTCCAAAGGTAAACCAggagaattaaaattaaaagccaTTTGTACTTGAAACCTGACTACTGTTGAAAATTTTGTGCCTCTTGAGGAATGAAGACAAAAACTGAAGTACATTTTTAAGTTCTAAGCAAATTTGAGCAAAGTTGGCTGGCACAGAATTCATCTGGTATAATGCCTTTTCCTGTTTCAGTTTATCACTGTTAGACTTTTATTGTTGCAGGGAAGGTTGAATTATGTTGGGCTATTCATGAGTGCCTAACAACTCAACAATAAaacttcatttttaaaatgcCCTTGTTTCCTGACTGATaacatcagcaaaaatcatttaaaaattcaaGAATTGTGCTAAAccagaataatttttaaattctccatattcttagtaaattaaaaattgtaatagtttatttttatttttgtgcagaAATTCTACTACAGTCAACAAAGGATTAAATGTGAAATTCACAATAAACTGAATCTTCAGGGTAGGAAAATACGTGTAGTGTATCCCAATATTTTACAAACTGGAATTTtctttcctaactttttttctgGTAATCAAAGGTTCACAACAGTGAGGCATCTTGTATAGTATAAACGATGATGGTATTTTTCAGGTTTAGAGATCACGTTCAGAATCACTTGCCTAAAGATCTAATCTCTCCAGAGGATTTTATTAAACTACGTCAAGAATTGGCATCCACAAATGAACACTTTGACAATGATGGTACTCCAAGAAATGAACCAGCAACTGAAATTGACATAAATGATCCTGCCCAGGTAATGTGAACTACCTACCAATTCGATCATTCATCTATGTTTCAGATGACTGATTATCTAAAATGTAACACACATCATCACTGAATGTTTAAGTGGCCATAATTATTTTCTGCTTCCCCCCCCACAATTTTGTTACGCTTCTTTAGCCTTCAGAGCCCAGGATCCCTGATTCCAGTTCTTTCTGAAATGAAAGAGTAGAGACCCCAATTTTTTTTGACCAATAGCCTTCATTTCAGCATTATTAAAAGCAGGGACTCACCGGTTGGATTACACCACTTTGTCTTTCTGCTTGTGTATCCAACATTGCTCACTTCACCATTGCAGACTTTGTATTGCATATGTATCACTTTCATACAGTTAGATCCTGTTATCTCCTACTTGCCCCATCTGCTGTCAGTTTTCAGAACACTTTTTTCCTTAGTTCATCTTTTTCCCAAACCATAAAATCTCAAATCTTTCTGAAAATTAACTTGAGATTCCATAAGATGAAGTAATAAAATGATCACTAGTCCTTTTTGTACATTTATTTGATCATTGATTTTGATATCATTTACTAAGTTAACCAGATCATGTAAATTTTATTTGTTAGTCTTCTGCTCCTGATATTTACTTCCTGTACTGGAGGATCTGAATATCGACAAATATAATAGGGCCTCTGACTTCATGGTCAAAGATGAGTTTCAAGAAAGAGAAAGTATGTACCTGGATTTGTATGGCGCCTTTCAGAAATCAAAGTAGTGTTGAGGTCTAGTTGCTGTAATGTTTTGAAGCTCACCATTTTCTCACCATTTCTCCCTTCTCTTTCCTCCCCTTCCTGTATAATTGTTACATTGTGTAAATTTCTTACAATTATTAATCTAATTTTCAAGCTTTCTATCCTGCTTTCATAATCTGGAACTCTATGCTTTTTTACCTCTTTATTTGTCCTCACTCAGATTTGTTTCCAGTGTTCTTGAGTTTGGTGAAATGTTTTTCTTCCTCATAGATTGTTTCTGAAATAGAAAACATGCGCCATAGAATTATTGAAGTTCGTCAGGAAATACACAATCATAATGAGAATGAAGTCAGCCGACGATGGGCTTTTGAGGAAGGGGTAAGAAGAACATTTACTTATAGTAAAAAGTGACAAGAGCATATTGTAATCTTAAAATCTATATGGGAAGGttcatttttctcaacatgaacgaGGGAAATGTATGACTTTGTTTCCCTGAATTCCCTTGGTTCAGCTCGAATTTCTTTTTGGTTCCCTCTGAGTCTTTTTTGTTTTTGACAAAATTGTTCAATTTTGAATATTAAATTCAACCTATCACATTGTTTGTCTCACTCCTCCCATTCTCCTTTTTATATTTGCCCCTCTTCTCAGTTCAGACCCAAAACAACATCAGTTCCTTTCCACTGCAACTGCTACTTTACCTAATTGCTGCAGCAGTTTAATTTtcgttccagattccagcatctgtcatctCATGTTTTCATTGTTGCTTTGGTGGGCCAAAGTGACCTCAATTAGCCAAATAGTCTCATACATAATCTCTAAAATTCTGTGACAGTTGATACTTTAACAAAAGGTTACTGCTTCAAAATAATAAAAGAATTGGCTATTGAAATACATTTTTCTTTCCCTACAGACGCTATCTGATCTGAGTATTTTCTAGTATTTTAAGTTGAATTTTCCAAATTTTCATCTGTATTTGCTTTTCTGTACTGATTTCCTCTGTCTGCAGTAAATATTTTAAGGTTGGAAGCCATTGGAAAGTCAAACTGAAAACTAATGTTTCCTTCTCCATGTGTGCTAGCTGCCCGgctgagcattttctgttttaaattagatgattgttTGAAATGGGAAAATATATCGGAAAATTAACAGACCAAAAACCAGACAAAATGTTTCGTATAAGGGAAATTACAAGTTATGTGTGGTTTGCTGAATGAtcttttgaattttttgaagTACATGGAATAGctgaattcaattttttttaaaatcaatttcttTGCAATAGATTAAACGACCTTACTTTCACGTGAAGCCACTGGAAAAGGCACAGCTAAAAAACTGGAAAGATTATCTTGACTTTGAGATAGAAAATGGAACCCTTGAACGAGTAGTAGTTTTGTTTGAGAGGTGTCTTGTTGCTTGTGCCCTTTATGAAGACTTTTGGATCAAAGTAAGTGTCTGTATTTTTACTTGGCATATATAGAACATAGCTCTAAATCTACAGAACTCAATAATTTGAGGCCAAGGATTATCCATGATCTTACAGATGGGTAGATATAAGTGATCGCTTTCTTTTCCTTGTCTTCATAccccatttttttctctctgtattgcagagtcagtttgtttacaattctctaTTTGCTTACCTGTGTACGTTGTgcacaggttttttttgcactaccaatgagtggtaattctgcctcacctgcaggaaatagaatctcagggttgtatgtgaataaatctgaaaagtaaattttatggAGTAAACCAAAATCTATGATACTGGTGTGTTACTCAGTAAAATAAAATGAAGCTTGATCGCTATTGACTTGTATGACCTGAAGTTTTACAGTCACCAGGCTATTAAATGGAACTGTTGAATGTAGTGAATCATAAAGTCAATAATTTGAGATCCAAGTTGTGATTTGTAAGGCATTCATTAACAAAGCTCAAAAGTGTGATCTTTCCAAAAATGTATCTTGGCATTTGAAATTTGAATGAAATTGATTCATTATTCATAAAAACCTGATAATCCTGCAATAAAATGTAATTTGCAGGTCTTTAATGCAATTATTAACTTGAATCACaaggatttttttaatttttttttgcagtatgcCAAATACATGGAAAACCATAGTAATGAAGGTGTGCGACATGTTTATAGCAGAGCATGTACAGTTCATCTCTCAAAGAAGCCTTTGGTTCACTTGCTTTGGGCAGCTTTTGAGGAACAGCAAGGTAAGCTGCTATGAACCACCAAAATAAATTGTAATCTTTATTGTTAAATTCTGTTTGACATAAATCCTTGTGTTAGTGCTGAATTGATGCAGGTTGGTAAAAGTTGTAATGAGTTTCCAAGCTTAATTTTTAGTACTAAGTATTTTTTGTAATTTCTGTTGACAGGGAACATCAATGAAGCAAGAAGAATCTTGAAAACATTAGAAGAATCTGTATCAGGCTTAGCGATGGTTCGCTTAAGAAGAGTGAGTCTGGAACGTCGCCATGGAAATATTGATGAAGCAGAGTTTTTGCTGCAAGATGCTATTAAAAACAGTAAAACGCCAAATGAGGCATCTTTCTATGCTGTGAAGTTGGCTCGTCTGTTATTCAAAGTAGAGAAGAGTCTTCCCAAGGCCAGAAAGGTTCTAGTGGAAGCCATAGACTTTGATAAGGTATGAATTATCGcaaatctgaatttttaaaactcAGACATTTTGCAAACAAACAAGTGGTGCAGAATTGAAGTTGAAGAGCACTTACAACATCTAGAAATATTCTGCAATAATAGATTAATAGTATTGATTGTAACTTTAAGATTTGGTTTGCATTCTATCAAAGCCATTAAAAATTCTTACCTAactgtatatttcggcatataagtCGACATTCTGATGCCGGGTCTCATTTTCATGGCTTTATCATATATCAGGTAAATAAGCTGACACCCccttccatccccccccccccccccaccccaaaaaaaaattctggaagaaATGTGCCGGGGACTAGTGTTTGGGCCTCCCGGTAATAACCCAAATTTTGTTACAACATCCCAATCGCCAAGTAACCAATCTGTAAATTAAACAAGtaaaaaaacctttgcttctggccaggaagatgcctAACGGTGCTGGGTCCAAGACTTCAGCATCAGCTGCAGCTGGAGTCAGCGACTCTATTTTCAACTTTGGGTGTAGTCCCTTCCGCATAGAAGAAGTTGCCTCACTGTCCAAGTGTGCTCAGTGCCGATTCCCAAGCaagagtggggacctcaggctttacaattgtaaaatgtctggGTGGATTAGGGTAGCTTCTAGGGTCGTCTTATATGCTGAATTTATGGTTTTATTAagatgaatttaaggtctcatttttgtatctggcataCGTCAAGCcctgatttttgagggtttcaaggcttgacgtacaccaaaatatacggtatttCCCAGTCAGGGAGATAGCTAACTTGTTTGCATGCACTTTGACTTTTAAAACAAAGTTATTTTCACACTAAGGCTATTTCATCACTAGAAAAGAAGAGTGCTGAAAAACAAGGTGAAAAGTGCAGTTCACAGTGCCGAATTTACCATACAGCTATGTTATTGCGTATTTAAATTGAATCACTGAAATGACAGTTGGATTTATGGACAAACATATTTTAATTGCACCAGTAAATGGTGAGACAGCACCACTTCTGAGTTATTTCTATAAAGTAAGAAGTGGATTTGAATTATCCTTTTGATTTTTATCCACTTTCCCCTGTTGTCAATAtattcttcagactattgtaccCTCATCTTCAGTTTAATGAGAAGGGTGATGTATTTTTAAACCCAATACAATTAGTTGGTTCTTACTACAAATTTAAGTTTTAAAGAAATTCAATTGTCCTAAGAATATGAATGCTTTTATTATACAAGGGCAGTTGATTGGACTGTGACATGTCAGCAATGTTTTTCATCAGTattaaattttaatattcaaACATATTTTGTGTTTTGCGTTATGGGAGATAAAGTATGGAACCTTTCTCAAATTAGTTTAGTCTGTGTTTGGTACATTTCTAATTTCCTTATCTCTTAATATTAACAAAATCAGGAATGCAACTATCTCACTAAGTTTATAAAAAATATTTAGTAAATATTGGTTAAAAATGTGTTTAATTTAGTTAAATGTTTTTCAATCATTGTTATTCAGCAATATTTCTGTGTGAATCAGTTTTTATAAACACATTTGAGGGGATTTGAACAGAAATATACAGTATTTACTTGAGCGTTCACTTTCATCATTCCTGTGTATTTTCAGGTTACCTTCTACAATATTTTGACCCATTGGATCATCTCTAATGACTTTATTCTACTACCATATACCATGCTGTGTACAGCTGGGTATGTTCTCTTACTCCCATCCTGTGACAAAAAAATTGCCACAGTCCACCAGTTCAGGATATGTATTTTCAAAAAAAGTGCTGATTTTTATTTTCCCTCCCATTCTCCAGGCTGTCTAAGACGAATGCAACTTCTCCATGGAAGCCCAAGTGCAAATTGTTGACAAGACTGGGAATCCGACTCGGGATTCTGACTTGGGAGCTGAACAATTAAATGTAGTCATTTAGTTTCTATGAAATAAGTTTTGCCATATTTTAACTAGGTAGTATTTTGGATGTTGCAAGCATTTGGATAATGTGGctgatttgttttcatttttaggAAAGCACCAAACTGTATTTGAATCTGTTAGAACTTGAATACAATTCAGACCTCAAACTAAATGAGGAAAATATTCTGAATGCATTTGATATTGCCATAAGTAGCTCAATGCCCATTGAAACAAGGATTGCCTTCTCCCAGCGAAAAGTTGAATTTTTGGAAGACTTTGGCTCTGATG
Above is a genomic segment from Narcine bancroftii isolate sNarBan1 chromosome 2, sNarBan1.hap1, whole genome shotgun sequence containing:
- the prpf39 gene encoding pre-mRNA-processing factor 39 isoform X2, which codes for MAARGLSQTSPENDGLAANSFDESDLCKSISTTSNSLSKETSNSESSDLYEISTSKSEAIVSKGKVIEQKASVDPFTNLPHSLAMQVESPEGSASMDTESQAENSSPERIVEDVENAGLNDSEISFPAEYEKFWKVIEDNPQDFTGWTYLLQYVEQENHILAARKAFDHFLSRYPYCYGYWKKYADLEWRHDNVTEADEVYREGLQAIPLSVDLWLHYINFLKETLDTNNPETDAKIKSVFEHAVLAAGTDFRSDRLWETYINWENDRGNLEEVTAIYDRILGIPTQLYSHHFQRFRDHVQNHLPKDLISPEDFIKLRQELASTNEHFDNDGTPRNEPATEIDINDPAQIVSEIENMRHRIIEVRQEIHNHNENEVSRRWAFEEGIKRPYFHVKPLEKAQLKNWKDYLDFEIENGTLERVVVLFERCLVACALYEDFWIKYAKYMENHSNEGVRHVYSRACTVHLSKKPLVHLLWAAFEEQQGNINEARRILKTLEESVSGLAMVRLRRVSLERRHGNIDEAEFLLQDAIKNSKTPNEASFYAVKLARLLFKVEKSLPKARKVLVEAIDFDKVTFYNILTHWIISNDFILLPYTMLCTAGLSKTNATSPWKPKCKLLTRLGIRLGILTWELNN
- the prpf39 gene encoding pre-mRNA-processing factor 39 isoform X4 translates to MQVESPEGSASMDTESQAENSSPERIVEDVENAGLNDSEISFPAEYEKFWKVIEDNPQDFTGWTYLLQYVEQENHILAARKAFDHFLSRYPYCYGYWKKYADLEWRHDNVTEADEVYREGLQAIPLSVDLWLHYINFLKETLDTNNPETDAKIKSVFEHAVLAAGTDFRSDRLWETYINWENDRGNLEEVTAIYDRILGIPTQLYSHHFQRFRDHVQNHLPKDLISPEDFIKLRQELASTNEHFDNDGTPRNEPATEIDINDPAQIVSEIENMRHRIIEVRQEIHNHNENEVSRRWAFEEGIKRPYFHVKPLEKAQLKNWKDYLDFEIENGTLERVVVLFERCLVACALYEDFWIKYAKYMENHSNEGVRHVYSRACTVHLSKKPLVHLLWAAFEEQQGNINEARRILKTLEESVSGLAMVRLRRVSLERRHGNIDEAEFLLQDAIKNSKTPNEASFYAVKLARLLFKVEKSLPKARKVLVEAIDFDKESTKLYLNLLELEYNSDLKLNEENILNAFDIAISSSMPIETRIAFSQRKVEFLEDFGSDVKRLMVTYNDHQQLLKDQESAKRKAENGSEEPEEKKQRNDAILESTQLMSGDLQANQAVYNYSAWYQYNYQTPWNYGQYYPPPPT
- the prpf39 gene encoding pre-mRNA-processing factor 39 isoform X1, whose protein sequence is MAARGLSQTSPENDGLAANSFDESDLCKSISTTSNSLSKETSNSESSDLYEISTSKSEAIVSKGKVIEQKASVDPFTNLPHSLAMQVESPEGSASMDTESQAENSSPERIVEDVENAGLNDSEISFPAEYEKFWKVIEDNPQDFTGWTYLLQYVEQENHILAARKAFDHFLSRYPYCYGYWKKYADLEWRHDNVTEADEVYREGLQAIPLSVDLWLHYINFLKETLDTNNPETDAKIKSVFEHAVLAAGTDFRSDRLWETYINWENDRGNLEEVTAIYDRILGIPTQLYSHHFQRFRDHVQNHLPKDLISPEDFIKLRQELASTNEHFDNDGTPRNEPATEIDINDPAQIVSEIENMRHRIIEVRQEIHNHNENEVSRRWAFEEGIKRPYFHVKPLEKAQLKNWKDYLDFEIENGTLERVVVLFERCLVACALYEDFWIKYAKYMENHSNEGVRHVYSRACTVHLSKKPLVHLLWAAFEEQQGNINEARRILKTLEESVSGLAMVRLRRVSLERRHGNIDEAEFLLQDAIKNSKTPNEASFYAVKLARLLFKVEKSLPKARKVLVEAIDFDKESTKLYLNLLELEYNSDLKLNEENILNAFDIAISSSMPIETRIAFSQRKVEFLEDFGSDVKRLMVTYNDHQQLLKDQESAKRKAENGSEEPEEKKQRNDAILESTQLMSGDLQANQAVYNYSAWYQYNYQTPWNYGQYYPPPPT
- the prpf39 gene encoding pre-mRNA-processing factor 39 isoform X3, translated to MAARGLSQTSPENDGLAANSFDESDLCKSISTTSNSLSKETSNSESSDLYEISTSKSEAIVSKGKVIEQKASVDPFTNLPHSLAMQVESPEGSASMDTESQAENSSPERIVEDVENAGLNDSEISFPAEYEKFWKVIEDNPQDFTGWTYLLQYVEQENHILAARKAFDHFLSRYPYCYGYWKKYADLEWRHDNVTEADEVYREGLQAIPLSVDLWLHYINFLKETLDTNNPETDAKIKSVFEHAVLAAGTDFRSDRLWETYINWENDRGNLEEVTAIYDRILGIPTQLYSHHFQRFRDHVQNHLPKDLISPEDFIKLRQELASTNEHFDNDGTPRNEPATEIDINDPAQIVSEIENMRHRIIEVRQEIHNHNENEVSRRWAFEEGIKRPYFHVKPLEKAQLKNWKDYLDFEIENGTLERVVVLFERCLVACALYEDFWIKYAKYMENHSNEGVRHVYSRACTVHLSKKPLVHLLWAAFEEQQGNINEARRILKTLEESVSGLAMVRLRRVSLERRHGNIDEAEFLLQDAIKNSKTPNEASFYAVKLARLLFKVEKSLPKARKVLVEAIDFDKAV